One region of Brachybacterium saurashtrense genomic DNA includes:
- a CDS encoding pentapeptide repeat-containing protein — translation MRCTIARRSSTTREPVLQALVLPALEPADGEQLAAHGHHDGLRLEGDDLSGRDLSGTSLSECELVGVTAHTTVLRHARLIETRLERLSAPVLDARGSAWRDVELSGSRVGALDVDDAEIRSTRITGSKFDWINLRTSTLEDVLFEDCTIEELDLTNATAARVAFRRCRVGSLALAHARLEDVDLRGLEIGAIGNLEGLAGATLDAQQVTLLAPAFASHLGIRVEG, via the coding sequence GTGAGGTGCACCATCGCTCGACGTTCCTCCACCACCCGCGAGCCCGTGCTCCAGGCGCTCGTCCTGCCCGCGCTCGAGCCGGCCGACGGCGAGCAGCTCGCCGCCCACGGCCATCATGACGGGCTCCGGCTCGAGGGCGACGATCTCAGCGGCCGTGATCTCTCGGGCACGAGCCTCAGCGAGTGCGAGCTGGTGGGCGTCACCGCCCACACCACGGTGCTGCGTCACGCCCGGCTGATCGAGACTCGCCTCGAACGGCTCAGCGCCCCCGTGCTCGACGCCCGAGGCTCCGCCTGGCGGGACGTCGAGCTCAGCGGCTCACGAGTGGGGGCGCTGGACGTCGACGACGCCGAGATCCGCTCCACCCGGATCACCGGCAGCAAGTTCGACTGGATCAACCTGCGCACGAGCACCCTCGAGGACGTGCTCTTCGAGGACTGCACGATCGAGGAGCTGGACCTCACGAACGCGACCGCCGCGCGTGTCGCGTTCCGACGCTGCCGGGTGGGCAGCCTCGCCCTCGCCCATGCCCGGCTCGAGGACGTGGACCTGCGCGGTCTGGAGATCGGCGCGATCGGCAACCTCGAGGGGCTGGCGGGCGCGACCCTCGACGCGCAGCAGGTCACGCTGCTCGCGCCGGCCTTCGCGAGCCATCTGGGGATCCGCGTCGAGGGCTGA
- a CDS encoding CoA-binding protein yields MTEQTTQRTWKAPSAPERLAILRRARSIAIVGASANPARASYFVGTYLLSSSPYEVYFVNPRAETILGHPAYDSLADLPVVPDVVDVFRKDSDLPGVAREAVEVGAKTLWLQLGSWNEEAAAIAEAGGLDVVMDRCVKIEHARFHGGLHLAGFNTGEISSRKQRLSGR; encoded by the coding sequence ATGACCGAGCAGACCACCCAGCGCACCTGGAAGGCGCCGTCGGCCCCCGAGCGGCTCGCGATCCTGCGCCGCGCCCGGAGCATCGCGATCGTCGGCGCCTCGGCCAATCCCGCCCGGGCCAGCTACTTCGTGGGCACCTACTTGCTGTCCAGCTCCCCGTACGAGGTGTACTTCGTCAACCCGCGCGCCGAGACGATCCTCGGCCACCCGGCGTACGACTCGCTCGCGGACCTCCCCGTCGTGCCCGACGTGGTGGACGTGTTCCGCAAGGACTCCGACCTGCCCGGCGTGGCCCGGGAGGCGGTCGAAGTGGGCGCGAAGACGCTCTGGCTGCAGCTGGGCTCTTGGAACGAGGAGGCCGCGGCGATCGCCGAGGCGGGCGGGCTCGACGTGGTGATGGACCGCTGCGTGAAGATCGAGCACGCCCGCTTCCACGGCGGCCTGCACCTGGCCGGGTTCAACACGGGCGAGATCAGCTCGCGGAAGCAGCGTCTCAGCGGCCGCTGA
- a CDS encoding O-acetylhomoserine aminocarboxypropyltransferase/cysteine synthase family protein, protein MTSTPQDAAASAAPAASAPAPSSPAGGFGFRTRALHAGGTPDAQHGARAVPIYQSTSFVFDDADDAGNLFALQKYGNIYSRIGNPTVAAFEERIASLEGGIGAVATASGMSAEFITFAALAGAGDHIVASAQLYGGTVTQLDVTLRRFGVETTFVASSEAEDYRAAFRPETKALYVEVIGNPSGEIADLAALADLAHEHGVPLVVDATLATPYLVRPIEHGADIVIHSATKFLGGHGTTLGGVVVESGRFDWGGGKFPTMTEPVESYGGIRWWDNFGEYGFLTKLRSEQLRDIGPSLSAQSAFQLLQGVETLPQRIDAHLAGARAVAEWLDVDPRVAFVTWAGLESHPHHERAARYLPLGPGSVFAFGVRPTGEFASAEEEAAAARTAGERVIESLQLASHLANIGDARTLVLHPASTTHRQLTPEQLVAGGVRPDLIRISVGLEDVADILWDLDQAITAATGVQR, encoded by the coding sequence GTGACCTCGACCCCCCAGGACGCCGCAGCGTCGGCCGCCCCCGCGGCGTCGGCCCCGGCGCCGTCGTCCCCCGCCGGAGGATTCGGCTTCCGCACCCGTGCCCTGCACGCGGGCGGCACCCCGGATGCCCAGCACGGCGCCCGCGCCGTCCCGATCTACCAGAGCACCTCGTTCGTGTTCGACGACGCGGACGACGCCGGGAACCTGTTCGCGCTGCAGAAGTACGGCAACATCTACTCCCGCATCGGCAACCCCACCGTCGCCGCGTTCGAGGAGCGCATCGCCTCCCTCGAGGGCGGGATCGGTGCGGTCGCGACCGCCTCCGGGATGAGCGCCGAGTTCATCACCTTCGCGGCGCTCGCCGGGGCGGGCGACCACATCGTCGCCTCCGCCCAGCTGTACGGCGGCACCGTCACCCAGCTGGACGTCACCCTGCGCCGCTTCGGGGTGGAGACCACCTTCGTCGCCTCCTCCGAGGCGGAGGACTACCGCGCCGCGTTCCGGCCGGAGACGAAGGCGCTGTACGTCGAGGTGATCGGCAACCCCTCCGGGGAGATCGCGGACCTCGCCGCGCTCGCCGACCTCGCCCACGAGCACGGCGTGCCGCTGGTGGTGGACGCGACCCTCGCCACCCCCTACCTGGTGCGACCCATCGAGCACGGGGCGGACATCGTCATCCACTCCGCCACCAAGTTCCTCGGCGGCCACGGCACCACGCTCGGCGGCGTGGTGGTCGAGTCCGGCCGCTTCGACTGGGGAGGCGGGAAGTTCCCCACCATGACCGAGCCGGTCGAGTCCTACGGCGGCATCAGGTGGTGGGACAACTTCGGCGAGTACGGCTTCCTCACCAAGCTGCGCTCCGAGCAGCTGCGCGACATCGGCCCGTCCCTCTCGGCGCAGTCCGCGTTCCAGCTGCTGCAGGGCGTGGAGACGCTCCCGCAGCGGATCGACGCGCACCTCGCCGGCGCCCGCGCCGTCGCCGAGTGGCTCGACGTGGATCCGCGGGTCGCCTTCGTGACCTGGGCGGGCCTGGAATCCCACCCGCACCATGAGCGTGCCGCGCGCTACCTGCCGCTCGGCCCCGGCTCGGTCTTCGCCTTCGGCGTGCGGCCGACGGGCGAGTTCGCGAGCGCCGAGGAGGAGGCGGCCGCTGCGCGGACCGCGGGGGAGCGGGTGATCGAGAGCCTGCAGCTCGCCTCGCACCTGGCGAACATCGGGGACGCGCGCACGCTCGTGCTGCACCCGGCCTCGACCACGCACCGGCAGCTCACGCCGGAGCAGCTCGTCGCGGGCGGCGTCCGGCCCGACCTCATCCGCATCTCGGTGGGTCTCGAGGACGTCGCGGACATCCTGTGGGACCTCGACCAGGCGATCACGGCGGCGACGGGAGTGCAGCGATGA
- the sfnG gene encoding dimethylsulfone monooxygenase SfnG: MTTTVPASTIETPLKFAYWVPNVSGGLVVSTIEQRTDWQLPYNSRLAQIAENSGFEYALTQTRYAASYGADKQHEASAFSLALLGATERLRVIAAFHPGMWHPGVLAKWLITADHLSGGRAAVNIVSGWLKDEFVKFGLPWLEHDERYVRTEEFIRALRGLLTEEGYSQDGQYYAIDEFTLSPKPVDVPGRPHPEIFFGGNSTAAQATAGRVADWYFSNGRTLEGYEENVAGVLASAAQAGRSPKFGLNGFVIARESRAEAEETLREIVAKAHRPAVEGFRASVQEAGASTKDGKGMWADSSFEDLVQYNDGFKTRLIGTPEEIADRIIEYKKVGVNLLLTCYLHFTEEVAAFGRDVLPIVREKEKDLARARGTELNTDLLPVVPGVSAEEAERAAFETLPGDHPAKAAVSA, translated from the coding sequence ATGACCACCACCGTCCCCGCCTCGACCATCGAGACGCCGCTGAAGTTCGCCTACTGGGTGCCCAACGTCTCCGGCGGCCTCGTGGTCTCCACCATCGAGCAGCGCACCGACTGGCAGCTGCCCTACAACTCGCGCCTGGCCCAGATCGCCGAGAACTCCGGCTTCGAGTACGCGCTCACCCAGACCCGCTACGCCGCCAGCTACGGCGCGGACAAGCAGCACGAGGCCTCCGCCTTCTCCCTCGCCCTGCTGGGCGCCACCGAGCGGCTGCGCGTGATCGCCGCCTTCCACCCCGGCATGTGGCACCCCGGCGTGCTCGCCAAGTGGCTGATCACCGCCGACCACCTCTCCGGCGGCCGTGCCGCGGTGAACATCGTCTCCGGCTGGCTGAAGGACGAGTTCGTGAAGTTCGGCCTGCCCTGGCTCGAGCACGACGAGCGCTACGTGCGCACCGAGGAGTTCATCCGCGCCCTGCGCGGCCTGCTCACCGAGGAGGGCTACTCCCAGGACGGCCAGTACTACGCGATCGACGAGTTCACCCTCAGCCCCAAGCCCGTCGACGTGCCCGGCCGCCCCCACCCGGAGATCTTCTTCGGCGGCAACTCCACCGCCGCCCAGGCCACCGCGGGCCGCGTGGCCGACTGGTACTTCTCCAACGGCCGCACCCTCGAGGGCTACGAGGAGAACGTCGCCGGCGTGCTCGCCTCCGCCGCGCAGGCCGGCCGCTCGCCGAAGTTCGGGCTGAACGGCTTCGTCATCGCCCGCGAGAGCCGCGCCGAGGCGGAGGAGACCCTGCGCGAGATCGTCGCCAAGGCGCACCGCCCCGCCGTGGAGGGATTCCGGGCCTCAGTGCAGGAGGCCGGCGCCTCCACCAAGGACGGCAAGGGCATGTGGGCCGACTCCTCCTTCGAGGACCTCGTGCAGTACAACGACGGCTTCAAGACCCGCCTCATCGGCACCCCCGAGGAGATCGCGGACCGCATCATCGAGTACAAGAAGGTGGGCGTGAACCTGCTGCTCACCTGCTACCTCCACTTCACCGAGGAGGTCGCCGCCTTCGGCCGCGACGTGCTGCCGATCGTGCGCGAGAAGGAGAAGGACCTCGCCCGCGCCCGCGGCACCGAGCTGAACACCGACCTGCTCCCCGTGGTCCCGGGCGTGAGCGCCGAGGAGGCCGAGCGCGCGGCCTTCGAGACGCTCCCGGGCGACCATCCCGCGAAGGCGGCGGTGTCCGCATGA
- the acs gene encoding acetate--CoA ligase: protein MSTTTRTTAPSAAAPSTSAPSAAAESRLVETRSYPPAPAPAGAWNAEAGLYAEASADPLGFWESAARRLDWAEPWHTVLDWTPPTPDPATGELSVPAARWFDGGRLNVAENCVDRHVRAGNGQKVAVHFEGEPGDRVSVTYRDLQERVSRAANALTELGIGPGDRVVVYLPVLVETVVIALACARIGAVHSLVFGGFSAEAVRFRLQDTGAKLLVTSDGQFRRGQAVEVKSAADEAARDLPALEHVLVVRRTGQDVAWTEGRDVWWHESVDRASAVHRPVPFDAEHPLFIIYTSGTTGKPKGLVHTSGGYLAHTSWAHWAHFDARPEDVHWCTADLAWVTAHTYEIYGPLSNGLTQVIYEGTPGEPSRERHLEIIERYGVTVYYTAPTLIRTFMSWFGDALPEGHDLSTLRLLGTVGEAINPEAWVWFRRTFGRDELPVVDTWWQSETGAAMLAPLPGATTLKPGSATVPLPGIDLSVVDAHGAEQPPGVAGTLVARRPWPGMARTVWGDPERYRDSYWRDYAGHGAHGGYYVAGDSATVDADGCFWILGRLDDVVNVSGHRLSTIEIESALVADPSVREAGAAGVDDALTGQAVAVFVIAAGGADVPALDVPALRARVAAEIGPIAKPRFVVTVPDLPRTRSGKIMRRLLAQLVHAERARRAGRTPDPLGDITSLQNPEAVAAVADSLASLPADDPTVAPEDRHTSHRPHRPSAEPMKEFP, encoded by the coding sequence ATGAGCACCACCACCCGCACCACTGCACCGTCCGCCGCTGCGCCGTCCACCTCCGCGCCGTCGGCCGCCGCCGAGTCGCGCCTGGTGGAGACCCGCAGCTACCCGCCCGCCCCCGCGCCCGCAGGCGCCTGGAACGCGGAGGCGGGGCTGTACGCGGAGGCCTCGGCCGATCCGCTCGGCTTCTGGGAGTCCGCCGCGCGGCGTCTGGACTGGGCGGAGCCCTGGCACACCGTGCTCGACTGGACCCCGCCCACGCCGGACCCCGCCACCGGGGAGCTGTCCGTCCCCGCCGCCCGTTGGTTCGACGGCGGCCGCCTGAACGTCGCCGAGAACTGCGTGGACCGGCACGTGCGCGCCGGGAACGGCCAGAAGGTGGCGGTGCACTTCGAGGGCGAGCCCGGGGACCGCGTCTCCGTCACCTACCGGGACCTGCAGGAGCGCGTCTCCCGCGCCGCGAACGCGCTCACCGAGCTCGGCATCGGCCCCGGCGACCGCGTGGTGGTGTACCTGCCCGTGCTCGTGGAGACCGTCGTCATCGCGCTGGCCTGCGCCCGGATCGGCGCCGTGCACTCCCTGGTGTTCGGCGGGTTCAGCGCGGAGGCGGTGCGCTTCCGCCTGCAGGACACCGGCGCGAAGCTCCTGGTCACCTCCGACGGCCAGTTCCGCCGCGGCCAGGCCGTGGAGGTGAAATCCGCCGCGGACGAGGCCGCCCGCGACCTCCCCGCCCTCGAGCACGTCCTCGTGGTGCGCCGCACCGGCCAGGACGTGGCCTGGACCGAGGGCCGGGACGTGTGGTGGCACGAGAGCGTGGACCGCGCGAGCGCGGTGCACCGGCCCGTCCCGTTCGACGCCGAGCACCCGCTGTTCATCATCTACACCTCCGGCACCACCGGCAAGCCGAAGGGCCTCGTCCACACCTCCGGCGGCTACCTCGCCCACACCTCCTGGGCGCACTGGGCCCACTTCGACGCCCGGCCCGAGGACGTCCACTGGTGCACCGCCGACCTCGCCTGGGTCACCGCCCACACCTACGAGATCTACGGCCCGCTCAGCAACGGCCTCACCCAGGTGATCTACGAGGGCACCCCGGGCGAGCCCTCCCGCGAACGGCACCTGGAGATCATCGAGCGCTACGGCGTCACCGTCTACTACACCGCTCCCACCCTGATCCGCACCTTCATGAGCTGGTTCGGGGACGCGCTGCCGGAGGGGCACGACCTGTCCACCCTGCGCCTGCTGGGCACCGTGGGCGAGGCGATCAACCCCGAGGCCTGGGTGTGGTTCCGCCGCACCTTCGGCCGCGACGAGCTGCCGGTGGTGGACACCTGGTGGCAGTCCGAGACCGGCGCGGCGATGCTCGCGCCGCTGCCCGGCGCCACCACCCTCAAGCCCGGCTCCGCGACCGTGCCGCTGCCCGGCATCGACCTGTCCGTGGTGGACGCGCACGGCGCCGAGCAGCCGCCCGGCGTGGCCGGCACCCTGGTGGCGCGGCGCCCCTGGCCCGGCATGGCCCGCACCGTGTGGGGCGATCCGGAGCGCTACCGCGACTCGTACTGGCGCGACTACGCCGGGCACGGCGCGCACGGCGGCTACTACGTGGCCGGGGACTCCGCCACGGTGGACGCCGACGGCTGCTTCTGGATCCTGGGTCGCCTCGACGACGTCGTGAACGTCTCCGGGCACCGCCTCTCCACCATCGAGATCGAATCAGCGCTGGTCGCGGACCCGTCGGTGCGGGAGGCCGGCGCCGCGGGCGTGGACGACGCGCTCACCGGGCAGGCCGTGGCCGTGTTCGTGATCGCCGCCGGCGGCGCCGACGTGCCCGCGCTCGACGTGCCCGCGCTGCGCGCCCGTGTCGCGGCCGAGATCGGTCCGATCGCGAAGCCCCGCTTCGTCGTGACGGTCCCGGACTTGCCCCGCACCCGCTCGGGCAAGATCATGCGCCGCCTGCTGGCGCAGCTGGTGCACGCCGAGCGCGCCCGCCGCGCCGGCCGCACCCCGGACCCTCTCGGGGACATCACCTCCCTGCAGAACCCCGAGGCCGTGGCCGCGGTCGCGGACTCGCTCGCGTCCCTCCCCGCGGACGACCCGACCGTCGCCCCCGAGGACCGACACACTTCCCACCGCCCGCACCGACCGTCGGCCGAGCCGATGAAGGAGTTCCCATGA
- a CDS encoding ABC transporter permease produces MSAPASARAADPEATADGAGTARAADGTAPAAPARAVWDRTAVRVAAGALLPVLILAAWQVSTATGLVPAYRLPGPLAVLEAGRQLIERGELWLHIAISVQRVLLGFAAGSVVGLAVAAVVGLSRAGDAVLSPTLAALRAVPSLAWVPLLILWLQIGEESKITLVAIGAFFPVFTTVAAALRHIDPHLVEAGRCFGLRGWSLFRTVQLPAVVPSVVSGLRLALAQAWLFLVAAELIASSMGLGFLLNDSQQTGRVDRILLAIVLLAVLGSLTNALLGLAEKKLLRTWT; encoded by the coding sequence GTGAGCGCTCCCGCGAGCGCCCGCGCCGCGGACCCCGAGGCGACGGCCGACGGGGCCGGGACCGCGCGCGCCGCCGACGGGACGGCCCCTGCCGCCCCGGCCCGCGCGGTGTGGGACCGCACCGCGGTGCGGGTCGCCGCCGGGGCGCTGTTGCCGGTGCTGATCCTCGCGGCCTGGCAGGTGAGCACCGCCACCGGGCTGGTGCCCGCCTACCGGCTTCCCGGCCCGCTCGCGGTGCTGGAGGCGGGGAGGCAGCTGATCGAGCGCGGCGAGCTGTGGCTGCACATCGCGATCTCGGTGCAGCGCGTGCTGCTGGGCTTCGCCGCGGGCTCCGTGGTGGGCCTGGCCGTCGCCGCCGTGGTGGGCCTGTCCCGCGCCGGGGACGCCGTGCTCAGCCCCACCCTCGCCGCGCTGCGGGCCGTGCCCTCCCTGGCCTGGGTGCCGCTGCTGATCCTGTGGCTGCAGATCGGCGAGGAATCGAAGATCACCCTGGTGGCGATCGGTGCGTTCTTCCCCGTGTTCACCACCGTCGCCGCCGCGCTGCGACACATCGACCCGCACCTGGTGGAGGCCGGGCGCTGCTTCGGCCTGCGCGGCTGGTCCCTGTTCCGCACCGTGCAGCTGCCCGCCGTGGTGCCCTCGGTGGTCTCCGGGCTGCGCCTCGCGCTCGCCCAGGCGTGGCTGTTCCTCGTCGCGGCTGAGCTGATCGCCTCCTCGATGGGCCTGGGCTTCCTGCTCAACGACTCCCAGCAGACGGGCCGCGTGGACCGGATCCTGCTCGCCATCGTGCTGCTCGCCGTGCTGGGCAGCCTCACCAACGCCCTGCTGGGCCTGGCCGAGAAGAAGCTCCTGAGGACCTGGACATGA
- a CDS encoding aliphatic sulfonate ABC transporter substrate-binding protein, giving the protein MTHLLSRRTATALGLSALAGTALAACVPGEGSENIAAGSAEGAGEWSTDSLTVDWATYNPLSLVVRDQRLIEDALGESVTVEWVQSAGSNKANEFLRSGSADIASTAGSAALLARANDTPLKVIDIYSQPEWSALVVPADSDITGPGDLAGRSVAATPGTDPYFFLVQALGEAGLSIDDVELQPLQHADGRSALEGGSVEAWAGLDPIMAAAEVESGAQLVYRNVDFNTYGFLNTTEAFLEDHADVVQVVVDAYETARTWALENLEETAQLLADAAGIDLEVATTVITERSNLDVSGVPGEDQLAVLEAISPMLSDSGDVAGGAEAVEKARAEILHADFATAAVASQ; this is encoded by the coding sequence ATGACCCACCTCCTCAGCCGCCGCACCGCCACCGCCCTCGGACTCTCCGCGCTCGCCGGGACGGCCCTGGCCGCCTGCGTGCCCGGCGAGGGCTCGGAGAACATCGCCGCGGGCTCCGCCGAGGGCGCCGGCGAGTGGAGCACCGACTCCCTCACCGTCGACTGGGCCACCTACAACCCGCTCAGCCTGGTGGTGCGCGACCAGCGCCTCATCGAGGACGCCCTGGGCGAGAGCGTCACCGTGGAGTGGGTGCAGTCGGCCGGCTCCAACAAGGCCAACGAGTTCCTCCGCTCCGGCTCCGCGGACATCGCCTCCACCGCCGGCTCCGCCGCGCTGCTGGCCCGCGCCAACGACACCCCGCTCAAGGTCATCGACATCTACTCCCAGCCCGAGTGGTCCGCGCTGGTGGTCCCGGCGGACAGCGACATCACCGGCCCCGGCGACCTCGCCGGCCGCTCCGTCGCCGCCACGCCCGGCACCGACCCGTACTTCTTCCTGGTCCAGGCCCTCGGCGAGGCGGGGCTCAGCATCGACGACGTGGAGCTGCAGCCCCTGCAGCACGCCGACGGCCGCTCCGCCCTGGAGGGCGGCAGCGTGGAGGCTTGGGCGGGCCTGGACCCGATCATGGCCGCCGCCGAGGTGGAGTCCGGCGCGCAGCTGGTGTACCGCAACGTCGACTTCAACACCTACGGCTTCCTCAACACCACCGAGGCCTTCCTCGAGGACCACGCGGACGTGGTCCAGGTGGTCGTGGACGCGTACGAGACCGCTCGCACCTGGGCGCTCGAGAACCTCGAGGAGACCGCGCAGCTGCTGGCCGACGCCGCCGGCATCGACCTCGAGGTCGCCACCACCGTGATCACCGAGCGCTCCAACCTCGACGTCTCCGGCGTGCCCGGGGAGGACCAGCTCGCCGTGCTCGAGGCGATCTCCCCGATGCTCTCCGACTCCGGGGACGTCGCCGGCGGGGCCGAGGCCGTCGAGAAGGCCCGCGCGGAGATCCTCCACGCCGACTTCGCGACCGCCGCGGTGGCGTCGCAGTGA
- a CDS encoding ABC transporter ATP-binding protein yields the protein MTSTATEPDTRTGAPRTTSAAAPARRTAPDGVRLEAVARGFDGPQGRHEVLRDLDLDLGAGEIAAVVGPSGCGKSTLLRLVAGLDRPSAGEIRLGDSPLRGTDPRTAVAFQEPRLLPWRTLEKNVALGLPRGTGRAEGRDRVRHLLQLVGLEHAAALRPREVSGGMAQRASLARALARSPEVLLLDEPFGALDALTRLRMQDLLLEIHAAEPTTVLVVTHDVEEALYLADRVLLLRSLREDSVSGSIARDLDVPGTRPRDRADRELAALRAELLEGLGVHTHHTAPTPSEISS from the coding sequence ATGACCAGCACCGCCACCGAGCCCGACACCCGCACGGGCGCGCCGCGCACGACGTCCGCGGCCGCACCCGCCCGGCGCACCGCGCCCGACGGCGTGCGCCTCGAGGCCGTCGCGCGCGGCTTCGACGGCCCCCAGGGCCGTCACGAGGTGCTGCGCGACCTGGACCTCGACCTGGGCGCCGGGGAGATCGCCGCCGTGGTGGGCCCCTCGGGCTGCGGCAAGTCCACGCTGCTGCGCCTCGTCGCGGGCCTGGACCGGCCCAGCGCCGGCGAGATCCGCCTCGGCGACTCCCCGCTGCGCGGCACCGATCCGCGCACCGCCGTCGCCTTCCAGGAGCCGCGCCTGCTGCCCTGGCGCACGCTCGAGAAGAACGTCGCCCTGGGCCTGCCCCGCGGCACCGGCCGCGCCGAGGGCCGGGACCGGGTGCGGCACCTGCTGCAGCTGGTGGGTCTCGAGCACGCCGCCGCGCTTCGCCCTCGCGAGGTCTCCGGCGGCATGGCCCAGCGCGCCTCCCTGGCCCGGGCCCTGGCCCGCAGCCCCGAGGTGCTGCTGCTGGACGAGCCCTTCGGGGCGCTCGACGCGCTCACCCGGCTGCGGATGCAGGACCTGCTGCTGGAGATCCACGCCGCCGAGCCCACCACCGTCCTCGTCGTCACCCACGACGTCGAGGAGGCGCTCTACCTCGCCGACCGGGTGCTGCTGCTGCGCTCCCTGCGCGAGGACTCCGTCTCGGGCTCGATCGCCCGCGACCTGGACGTGCCCGGCACCCGCCCCCGCGACCGCGCGGATCGCGAGCTGGCAGCCCTGCGCGCCGAGCTGCTCGAGGGCCTCGGCGTCCACACCCATCACACCGCCCCCACCCCCTCGGAGATCTCCTCATGA